Proteins encoded by one window of Paenibacillus urinalis:
- a CDS encoding DUF2975 domain-containing protein has product MKRGSTLFLKAAVFLIGIPVLVLCVVGLPWLLNNPVNPEFAHMLYPIVTILYVSVIPFCMGLFQAIRLLSYIDKNKAFSIISVKALKMIKICAFSISILYVIMLPFIFLLAEKDDAPGLIIIGMVLIFAPLVVAVFAAVLQKLMQEAIEIKSENDLII; this is encoded by the coding sequence ATGAAACGAGGTTCAACATTGTTTCTAAAAGCAGCTGTTTTTCTTATCGGAATTCCGGTGCTTGTGTTATGTGTTGTTGGTCTGCCTTGGTTATTGAATAACCCAGTGAATCCAGAATTTGCGCATATGCTTTATCCGATTGTAACAATTCTGTATGTGTCCGTAATCCCATTCTGTATGGGGCTCTTCCAAGCGATCCGACTGCTGAGCTACATTGACAAGAATAAGGCGTTCTCGATAATCTCAGTTAAAGCTTTAAAAATGATTAAGATCTGTGCATTCTCGATAAGTATCCTGTATGTCATCATGCTGCCGTTCATTTTTCTATTGGCAGAGAAAGACGACGCACCGGGTCTAATCATTATAGGCATGGTACTGATCTTTGCTCCCCTGGTGGTAGCCGTATTCGCCGCCGTTCTCCAGAAGCTT